gGTGAGACCTATTATATCTTCTAGAATTGCAGACTGACTTTGAAGGGTTGCATTTCTCATTCACATCATTCAATGccactgcaaaataaataaataaataatctgtgaTATAAAGTTAATGGACAAAACAGTGGATAAATAAAACAAAGGAGTAATTAGGACTTTCAATCTGTCAACATTCTGAGATGGGAATCATGGACCTATAAGACACCTACAGCTCAGTAAGAAGAGAGAATTTCatagttaatttttatttaaaatgttatattTATAATATGTAAAATAGCATTATATTCCccacaaatggaaaaaaagcatTAGTAAAATTATtaacaattattattttatacatttGGGCACAGAAAGAAAAAACTAATCATACAAGCCAACACTGCACAGCACATAAAATACTATGACCCAGGTCTCTATGCTCATTATATCAGTCAAGATATTCAGATGAACTATCATCACTGCCAACATTCATGGCATTCAATATTATATGTTTTGTGATCGGTTCTCCCTTTAGAAGTGCTGCATATACATCATTTACAGCCTGATTTTCTGTTGAGGTATGAATAAACTTTGCATCTTTCTTTTTGACAGCTTTGTTATTTATTGTCTTCAGTTGATGAACATATTGCAGAACTTCCCCACTGAAAAGTAAGAAAATGAATATAACAATAGCTATGTGCCTGACAAAAACTTGTAACATAATAATATATATTGCCATGTTCGTTTTATGCAGAATTACTAATTTATagctaaaaaaatttaattaaagttCCTTAAAATACAATACTTTATGTAAAGATATAGCAACAACTTTCTGTGATCCTTATGTGACTATACCTCCCCAATAACAGATGAAAGATTCAGTAGCACACAAAAATCGGAAAACACACTGTAAATGTGAAGAAACCTGGAaagctgttttaataacaatgagTATTTGACGGGTTTGTACTTTTTCTCAATAGACTATTCTAAAATAACTATAGATTACGAAACTCCACGATAGCTCGATTCATTTTTTAATACATCACCAGTGCTGTTATGCTAAGTGCAGTCTTTCCTACAGTGTTAGAAATATATACAGCTGTTGATGTAAGGCTGAATCTCTACTGGAATGTTGTTACTCTGTAGCATAGTAAAATATGATGAatatatgaggtgtgattggaaagttttaagaacaggcttataattgtacaatggtggtacatagatgctactgtgatgcatttcCTTCAAAGTCCCTTTTTGACTCAACAAACCGACTCCAATGGTGTTTCcaattttggaaacattcctggagatTTTTTTCCTGAAGTCTGTTAAGGATGCTCTCCATATTTTCCTGGATgccttcaatcgagtcaaatcccTTTCCttttagtgaaaatttcagtttaggaaacaggtagaagtccgcaggaGCCAAATCATGGCAGTATAGCAGTTGTGGAAGCactggaattttgaatttggtcaaaaattcaatgatCGAGAAGGCACAATGAGCTGGAGCATTGCCATTGTGTAGCACCCAACACCTGTATTTCCACAACgcaggccttttcttctgcacctgTTCACACAAAcggtcaaggacacatttgtagtattccttgttacttgtctgtcctccaggggtaaattcatgatgcataaCACAGGTAGAATTGAAAaacatcaccaacattgtcttcaccgacTGCACTATGGTTTCGGGATCGTATCCATATACCCATGATTTGTCACCTGTAATTACACTATTTAACAAATATGGGTCATTTTTAGTcaaattaatcagttcttggcacacttcaagtcggtattgtctttgGTTACTTGACAatgcttttggaatgaattttgtggacacttgacacatgttcagatcttcagttaaaattgactgaactgcataaaaACTTACATTAAGTTAATCAGCCagctccctaattgtaagtctgcGATCAGAACACACTAAGTCGCAAACtttcacattttcattcgtttttgaggtgtaaAGACAGCcagaccgtggttcatcttcaactGATTCGTGGCcacttttaaatctgttgaaccagacaaaaacatttcactggctcatacaattatctccaaaagctgtttttagtagttcttaagtctcagaagctgatttcctggttttaaaacaaaatttcacacgaaCTTATTGCTCCGTTTTTACATTCATTTTCACGTAGACAGAATCCGGCAACGAGGCCAACATAcccacactcaaccagctgccacaacgaactgaataaaggaaacccaGTTTCCTGTCAGAGAACGTTCGAGGAGAAGGGAACGACTCACTTCCCACCCTCGGTGTACCTGGCTGCCAAACCCGTAAGCAGTTGTGCATCCATTCTTAAGACTTTCCAATCACAGATTGTACAAGTAATGATTTCACTTTCAAAATATACCCTCTTACCAACATCACTAAACAATGAAACATATGCTAATGGTTGCAGCATATCATTTACAATGACAATATCATTTGACAGAAGTATTCAAGGTATGAAATGAGCTAAAAGGATTGCAAACACTGTTAGAGAAGAAGCAAAAAAATGGAAGTATTTGGAGTGTTCGTCCATTACTTACCAATAGTAGGAGAAATTACAAGTATTGCAAAAGACATTAAAAACTAAAACAACCATTTCCATCTCAGCAATGCTTGGAGTTTTGCCTGCTCAAATAAAGAACTGGCAAACAATTGAGTCTCCTTGTAATTTTAGTTTCCTCAAGTGATTTTTTTGTTTAATACCATCAACTAAAAGTTTAACAGAGGATGAGGCATCCAAACATAATATTTATGTcttatttctatattttatttaacattatttaatttgtatactttatttattttcattcgccAGTTCCTTTTATATGTGTCAGCCTTTTATCTCTTGTTGCCTTCTGTCATCTCTGACATAATGCTTACTGATGTACAGTACCAGCTTTTCTCTGCTACACCCAGTCAACTTTTTCCTTTGTCTTTGCCATTCTTCCCATAAACCTTAGCTCCCTCTTAACTGGGGAATATCACTGCCTGAACTATTAATCAGCCCACCTATCTCTTTTAGATtgtaacaaatttaaattttaaggTATTACAAATTTTTGATGGAACTTGTACTGTGTGAGATTTCTGAaatatgaagaaatttttcatCTCCTTACTAAAAGAAATATGTATAGTGGGAAGGGTAGGGAGAAGGGTGAGGGAGGTAAGACACAAATACAGCATGAAAACTTGTGCAGGTCAGGGTTAAATATTGTTATGTTAGAAGCAATTTTACAATAAATGATACAAATATTCATTTCATGAGCTGCCATCTCCCCCTAGGACACACCTGTTTCATATTCTGCAAAAAACATCACAGTTGCATTTGCCATGAAAAAAGGGGACACTTAATTGAGGAGCAAGATGTTGGTCCATACATTAAAAAAGATAGATGAAACTCATTTTGTGGTATCAAAGAGTATATTTTGTTGTCAAATTCAACTGGAGACCAAAGTATAAAAGCAGCAGTGAACATGAAAGCAATAATGCAACTGGGTTCATTGTTTCAAAATAGTAGCTTCAGTTTCTTGTgtcaagaaatgaaaaactgaaagaggAATCAGATAAGGAGATTCCATATCACCCAAATTATTTTCTGCAGTTCTATAGGAACTTTCCATGTCCTTAACTTCACAAAGCAAAGAAGGAATTTCTGTTAATGGAACATACATGACCTGCTTTCATTTTGCTGACAACATTGTACTATTTGTAGTGAAGATGAACTTCGACAACTAATGGAAAAACTTAATACAGCAAACTTGAAAGTAGGTCTCAATATCATTTACATTAAGAATAGAAAAATGCGAAACGAAATTTCATATGTTGACAATGAAGTCATAGAACCAGTAAATAAGTTTTTGTATTCAGGACAGTTGAAAACAATGACacaacagacaacaaaagaaataaacaggtGAGTAAAAATGGCTTGGAGAACTGATGGCAAACCAAATAGGGTTTTCAAAACCAAGCTTATAGtcattgtgtataaccagtttTGGGTTATGGCAGTGGGACATGAACTTCTAACGCAAAACCATTCCagtattcagtattcttctgtgagTTATGGAGAGATGCTTGTCAGAGATTGCTAGGAGGGAGTAAAATAAACAAATCAATAATGGAACAGATGGGAGCAGAATTCATAGTTACAactgcaatgaaaataaaatatgaggGAACATGGATGTAGCCAGAAGAATGGATGACAGACAGACAAAGTTCTCCACTAGGCTCCAAGACATAAGGAAAAGTACCAATGATAACTTAAAGGAAAATGTGTAAATTACAAACGAAAATATGAAGGAACAATATGGGTGTGTATAACTGAAGATTAATGCATTGTAAAGCAGATAGGAGTTCTCTGCCCAACTGCTAATGtcatactgctgctgctgctgctgatgatgacgatgatggcgACAGTGAAGCCAATAATACTATCTTACCCAGCAATTTGCAGTTTTATAATACAAAATGTAAACAATCTTCAACATGACTTTAGACTAAACCCTTCAAGAGATGAAGATTTGCTgcagtaaaatgaatattttacaATTACTGTGGTTGAACAATCCTGATGATTTCTTTtaaaccaaagacataaaaaatgcACTGACAGACAGAAAAATATTGAGCTGTTAATTGCCTTTCTTCTACACGAGTTCTCAGTGTCATGCAACAATATGTATCAAGAAAAAACACAGGGGCGCCACAGAGTGATGCAAGTAACAAAAGGTAGCTCCCGCAGCACAAAGACAGAAAAATAGTTGCAAAAACAGTAGCATGAAACTTAGAAATCGTAGAAATTATAGAAGCttaagaatttattgtgcatcataACAACCAATTCATATTTATATGACATACATAAAATTGTGTTCTGTCAGGAAAATGATTTAAACATTACACTTTAGGCTTCTGCACAAAAATGGCATTAATAaaatttgactttcatttatgaacaGTCTTGCAAATTTTCTCTTCACTGTTTTCAAGTTCCCTTCCTTTTTTGCATAACTGTAATGTGACTTCCATTGTTTCTTGAGCTACCCTGACACCTTCCAAGTCTTTGTTCTTAATATCACCTTTTGGTATTGCTCCATTAAGCAAAATTTCAAcagaatgttttgtttcttttctctccCACAACACTGTCTTCATCTGCTCTTCAAGTTTCTTAACTGAAATTTTCTAGCTTGAAAATTTTTCTAACTTTATTTGAGCATATTTGACTGCTGATTTTTCCCTTCCTCAGCTTTTAAATTCTTCTCTTCCGTTTGTCTTTGCTATCTGAGGTAATTTTTACAAATCTTCGAGCTTCATAGGCAAGCTTAAGTAATTCTTTCATAATTGGTACTTGTGCTACACTGTCATAAGCTTTCAATACAGCTTGAATTAATAGCCTGTCATTTAATAAACACAATGACATAGATGACTTTTCCTCAGAGAACTCTTTCAAGATCACTGTTGCCATGTGatacagataaaaattattttagcaaaTTTCCAAGAGATAGATATTTGAGATAGCCAAATTAATTTTTGCTACGCACAATATTGCTACTAAAAATCAATTCTCACTGGCTGTTCATGCGCAGATAATTCTACCTTTAGTACATGCCATTAATCTCTCATGTCTAGGTCTTTCACATCAGTGAATGCTAGTACTTTAGACAGTTCAGTGAGATCATTCATCCTTGACATctcttttacttttgttgcttGGAGACACTGAAAAAGAggtaatggctctgaacactatgggacttaacatctgaggtcatcgatcccctagaacttagaactacttaaacctaactaacctaaggacatcacacacatccatgcccgaggcaggattcgaacctgcgaccgtagcggtcacgcggttccagactgaagtgcctagaactgcacggccatacCAGCTGGCAAAGAGGTAATGTGTCACCAGTTTCTGTCATTGtttactgaaccaaataattataaGGTACAAAGTAATGATTTTGTATCTTGGGACATACACAAGAAAAACTAAGTTCTGCTTTGATCTCAACAAATTTCACTACTTTCACAATATGTTTGTACATCTCTGAGTTTAGTAAGTTCATATCATGTAATGgaacaaaattcaaaaactaatcTATAACTGCTGTCCACTAATCAACAACTCTCCCTGCTGCTGTCAGCCATCTGCTTAACAGTCAACCGGATTCTCCAAAACAGTTGCATTTTCGGCACTTTTTATTAAAAATAGTCATCACAGTTACCTTTGgtaaaaacattaacattttaGTCGCCTGTGATAGCCTAGAAAATATGAAGGTTTGGCaatcctgaaatttattttttCACATACTCTGCAAGTGATTCAATTTAATGGATCAAAATTGCCAGATTTCCAGTAATTATGCACTATCACTGTTATTAGGATAACCTGTTGCTTTAATGGCAGCATGAATTTTGATACAGAAATCAGTATAAGGACTGAGAAAAACTTGCATCCTTTCCAGATtagtcaatttaattaattaattaattattatttcaaaactgcAGTCACAATTTTTAGACATTGGAACAATTTGACATCTGAAACCTGTCTGCTTGTCCAATACAAAGTTCCTCGGGCTGAGTTTCATGTTGTGTAAGAGAACTTTGTCATTAATTGAATGAGATGTGTTACTAATGACCATGAAATTTTGAGAGTTAAACAATGAAGACAGCAATTTAAAACAGAGTTAGTTATCTGTCATCTTCATTACTGTAGATTTTTTTAATGCATAACATAATGCAGTCAAAATAATTCAGTGAACATTTGTGTATGTAGGAATTTGTAACACCACACTGTTTTTCTTTGTATCCATGAATGATCTACACAAGTTGGACAAAAAATTGTAACAACTGTTTGATATTGTGCAGGACTACCTTTAGTATACAGGACAGCCTGACTTACCCTAAACTGCAATTTGTGTAAAACTTGTCATTGAGTTTCATTTCATTCCCCCAAAGAAACTTTTCCAGATCACTGAGAGATGCTGAAGTATTGGAACACCATTTACTGTTCTGCAAACACAGATCACAGTGACTTTTCCAGCTGTATGAGGGAGTCAGGACATTATCAAACTGGAAGTTGCAGTCCCCTGCTGGGAACAAAGGCAAGGAACATGGTTATCTACACTGGTTTCATAGGGGGTGAATCCCAGTCACCATGCAAAACTGTGTCAGACATGGCTAATTACTGTGATATAAGGACGAGAGCTGCAGATCCAGAAAACGAATACTGTGATGTCAGTGGGGAAGATCCAGTGGCAGACTGGACACTGTAACATAACAGGTGAAACTGTGCACCTGAAACAGTCATCCATAAATACATAAAGCTATTAGCCTCTGCTTGGGAAATTTTTactgatatttctttttctatgtttatttaataataaatatgtctgcttgtgtctgtatatgtgtggatggatatgtgtgtgtgtgcgcgagtgtatacccgtccttttttccttttttccccctaaggtaagtctttccgctcccgggattggaatgactccttaccctctcccttaaaacccacatcctttcgtctttccctctccttccctctttcctgatgaggcaacagtttgttgcgaaagcttgaatattgtgtgtacgtttgtgtttgtttgtgtgtctgtcgacctgccagcactttcatttggtaagtcacatcatctttgtttttagatatatttttcctatgtggaatgtttccctatattatAACCATAATAATACATTTATGTATTAATAATTGCAGAAGTATCTGAATAACATAATGTAAAACAGGCAAGAAAGAATAAGGTAGTCATTTTGACAAGTGATTGCTGTTCCAGTTCAtggaatatattaaaataaaaataactgaactGTAATGAGAAAAAATAATAGTATGTTATAGAATAAGTGTGTACAGAACTGTGTAATATATTTTGATTAAGTATTTGTATAGTGTGAAAAGTGTTTCTAAACAAATTATGGTCAAGTATATGGATGTTATTTTGACTAGAGCAGTGAGTCATGTGACAAAATGCAGGACAGAGATGCAAGCCAGAGATCGAGGTATTTGGTGCATTGGGAGCTGTGCAGGTAATGTGGGCTAGAACGGCCAGGCGCCACGCGCATTTTAATTCCATGGTAGGATCATGCCTATATGATTGTTCAGAAGCTGATCTTCAGTTTATAAGTTTGTGAGCTGTCAACATAGCGCAATTTACAGTGACTGTGATGTAGTGAACTGTTCATTCCCCCAACTACTAAGCTAAAACTATTTTAGACTTGACTGGACCATTGTGTGTAGGACCAACAATCATAGAAAAGAAATTTTCTATGAATAAAGCAACAATATAATTGTAACATGTGCTAAATATGCATATCCTCAATTTCTGATTTCATTGCTCATTTTACTCTTATATATTGGTATTTCACAGACAGACCTCACAGGTCACATTAATAATCATTAATCGCTTATTTAAGGGCATAAAGCAACCACGTGAAATGAAACCCCTGCGGAGACAAGTCATTTAACAGTTTGTACATTCACCCTCTACTGGATTGCGAGTACCAGTAGTTACTGCTAACCAAAGGAATCATTGCAATTAGGTAGGCTCATCAGGGAATGGACTGTTTCCTTTCCACTTAACAAGTATTTTGCGATTGAGTGTCCCAGGAAATGTATAGGCCTGAGAACAGTTAGCGTGGGGGCCCGGAGCTACACGCAGTGCACAGCAGTAACAGTTTGGCACTGCAATCATTGAGCAGAGTTTACTAAAtactgtaagaggtatgtgctgcctgcgatatgtaagctataagagaatctgagaccaaagagcagtgttgactgcagtacaaactgtgtagcagttgcagtaagttgttgctagcgagcagtcacctgtctgctctggtctggtgtatcatgttggctgggccggtcgcggtgcagcgatgcccgatcccgagtattattgtataaggtaataagcagcctcgcgcatatctagtaatgttatgtaaagtcccatgtaaatcttttaaaaatgttctaataataatctttgtgatataaagaaattaaaaaaaaaacattcatttcaatttaaagaatttactaatttcttcaatccatgatcattcctattgttgcaaaagaaaaatcagttgcttcctttcataaatgacaaatctatcggccagctttgcacagagctgtcccggaaaaattttatataagagcaAATATATTCGCcacttttattgaggtaagaatttttccttttttttattcagaatgatcttacagggccatgacgcagcgctgctgtcgtccaacttctaccaggttactgaatttattttttattacgaggtttaggaatttttctgtttcgagcttacattaaatgggaaacaaattttgtgtggaggttaactgtcaatgaatttctgtagggaggttataaatgggaaccaatttagttctgaggttacacaaaaattagaatcactatcaatattatttattattatattattatcattatttttgtggggaagttacacttggcgacaatcagccaggatcgtatttctttgtgaatcttctgataaataGTCATATAtcagctcttatttacttaaatgtagtttgcatctagcgcaacgcatttactaatttgtcactctttctttcacagatcattggcaatttactgctctttgttgtaattatttgttccatttttgctttgtctttgcttcattttttgtgcttatttttgatttgtgaaaaatgccgcgaaaaactgttaacagtacatcgtgtTGTGTAATAAGTCAAAAAGCTGACTCgattaatttgaccgataatacttgcaacactcagtgtaataccgataatcctccatttacagacaatcagtgcgtaccgaccactaataatgattttaatgctaatgatgagcaaacaaattcaattgtgtgctctgttaatttaatgacaattgatgacacggcacgttccgttacaatgaacggagcccagtttgacacacccgatttgcaaaatgtACGTAacaaacagataattgtttctaacgaaggtgaacaatattcacaaaacacgtcaagtttatttgattccgaggtagtggccaacagtgcacatccgattggcaaacccttttgtgaatcacagaatgaccaaatcgttatacaaaacgtgacacatacagatacaccatcacacagcacagaaaatacagcagctaattttggcatggatcaagttatggcattattac
This DNA window, taken from Schistocerca serialis cubense isolate TAMUIC-IGC-003099 chromosome 11, iqSchSeri2.2, whole genome shotgun sequence, encodes the following:
- the LOC126426434 gene encoding uncharacterized protein LOC126426434; the encoded protein is MILQLQRCDEIIVTGAGSGSSTLRLCGYLPPVHIHTRVPSSKWDELAWLWSGEVLQYVHQLKTINNKAVKKKDAKFIHTSTENQAVNDVYAALLKGEPITKHIILNAMNVGSDDSSSEYLD